A window from Pseudomonadales bacterium encodes these proteins:
- a CDS encoding exodeoxyribonuclease VII small subunit, with the protein MTTKRKKSDFDQSLTRLESLVTTLERGDIPIEEALDLFEQGVKLARECQGSLRDAQQKVEILLADGETRQPFEPAE; encoded by the coding sequence ATGACCACCAAGCGCAAAAAGAGCGACTTCGATCAATCACTCACCCGGCTGGAGAGTCTGGTCACCACGCTCGAACGAGGTGACATCCCGATCGAGGAGGCGCTCGACCTGTTCGAGCAGGGCGTCAAGCTGGCACGAGAATGCCAGGGCAGCCTGCGGGATGCCCAGCAGAAGGTGGAGATCCTGCTCGCCGATGGCGAAACCCGCCAACCCTTCGAGCCGGCGGAATGA
- a CDS encoding polyprenyl synthetase family protein, with protein sequence MSAAFDQWADPHRRRLEALIDHHLPAADPAAARLFEAMRHAMQGGGKRIRPLLVHAACESCGGTAEVAELPALAVELIHGYSLVHDDLPAMDDDDLRRGRPTCHIAFDEASAILAGDALQSLAFELLATASQPSVELRMAMVLTLARAAGGGGMVGGQALDLAVEARHDPPLTLAELESLHARKTGALLRASVRLGALAAGEQDALRLTALDRHAAALGLAFQIRDDILDVEGETALLGKRQGADAARGKLTYPRLLGMDEAKARAEALHQQALAALEPLGSRAWPLRALCEQLQQRSH encoded by the coding sequence ATGAGTGCAGCCTTCGACCAGTGGGCCGACCCACATCGGCGGCGGCTCGAAGCGCTGATCGACCACCACCTGCCCGCGGCCGATCCGGCGGCGGCCCGCCTGTTCGAGGCGATGCGCCATGCGATGCAGGGCGGTGGCAAGCGGATTCGTCCGCTGCTGGTCCATGCGGCCTGCGAAAGCTGTGGTGGCACGGCAGAGGTCGCGGAGCTGCCGGCCCTGGCGGTCGAGCTGATCCATGGCTATTCGCTGGTGCATGATGACCTGCCGGCGATGGATGATGACGACCTGCGCCGTGGCCGTCCCACCTGCCACATCGCCTTTGACGAGGCCAGTGCGATTCTGGCCGGCGATGCCTTGCAGAGCCTGGCCTTCGAACTGTTGGCGACAGCCAGCCAACCCAGCGTCGAACTGCGCATGGCGATGGTGCTGACGCTGGCGCGGGCGGCCGGTGGTGGCGGAATGGTGGGCGGACAGGCGCTCGATCTGGCCGTTGAGGCGCGCCATGACCCGCCGCTGACGCTGGCCGAACTGGAGTCGCTGCATGCACGCAAGACCGGTGCACTGCTGCGCGCCAGTGTCAGACTGGGTGCACTGGCCGCAGGGGAGCAGGATGCGCTGCGGCTCACGGCGCTCGATCGTCATGCCGCGGCCTTGGGGCTGGCCTTTCAGATCCGGGATGACATTCTCGATGTCGAGGGTGAGACGGCGCTGCTCGGCAAGCGGCAGGGTGCCGATGCCGCGCGTGGCAAGCTGACCTATCCGCGGCTGCTGGGCATGGATGAGGCCAAGGCGCGGGCCGAAGCGCTGCATCAGCAGGCGCTGGCGGCGCTCGAACCCCTCGGCAGTCGGGCCTGGCCACTGCGCGCACTGTGCGAGCAGTTGCAGCAGCGCAGCCACTGA
- the dxs gene encoding 1-deoxy-D-xylulose-5-phosphate synthase: MPVTFDEIPRQRPATPLLDQIDIPAQLRDLPEQQLPQLARELREYLLYTVGQTGGHFGAGLGVVELTIALHYVFDTPHDRLVWDVGHQAYPHKILTGRREAMAGLRQQGGISGFPKRSESDYDTFGVGHSSTSIGAALGMALASRLKGEQRHHVAVIGDGAMTAGMAFEALNHAAHVGNDLLVVLNDNDMSISRNVGGLSQYLARIWAGKTYNSVRQGSKRLLSRIPPFWELARRTEEYMKGMVAPGVLFEELGFNYIGPLDGHDLPALVKTLSDMKFLPGPRLLHVITRKGKGFAPAEQDPIGYHAISKLETRQGELLTVVNKGQKYSSIFGQWLCDMAEQEPRLIGITPAMAEGSDLVTFSQRYPQRYCDVGIAEQHAVTLAAGMACEGAKPVVAIYSTFLQRAYDQLIHDVAIQNLDVLFALDRAGLVGEDGATHAGSFDLSYLRAIPNLLVMAPSDENETRQMLCTGFIHPGPAAVRYPRGTGPGAEVVEAMSALEIGRALVRRQGREVALLAFGSMVRPALAAAERLDATVVDMRFVKPIDEALVLRLAESHQLLVTIEENVVMGGAGSAVNECLAAHGVLMAPLNLGLPDRFIDHGKTAALLAECGLDAEGICRSVEARLPRRESAAGLG; encoded by the coding sequence ATGCCGGTCACTTTTGACGAAATTCCTAGACAGCGGCCAGCCACGCCGCTGCTCGATCAGATCGACATCCCGGCGCAGCTGCGTGACCTGCCGGAGCAGCAGTTGCCGCAGCTCGCCCGTGAACTGCGTGAGTATCTGCTCTACACCGTCGGCCAGACCGGTGGCCACTTCGGCGCCGGTCTGGGCGTGGTCGAGCTGACCATCGCGCTGCACTATGTGTTCGACACGCCGCATGACCGGCTGGTATGGGATGTCGGCCATCAGGCCTATCCGCACAAGATTCTGACCGGTCGGCGCGAGGCCATGGCCGGGCTGCGTCAGCAGGGGGGTATCTCCGGCTTTCCGAAGCGGAGCGAGAGTGATTACGACACCTTTGGTGTCGGCCACTCCAGCACCTCGATCGGTGCCGCACTCGGCATGGCGCTGGCCAGCAGGCTCAAGGGCGAGCAGCGCCACCATGTGGCGGTGATCGGCGATGGGGCGATGACCGCGGGCATGGCCTTCGAGGCACTGAACCATGCAGCCCACGTCGGCAATGACCTGCTGGTGGTGCTGAACGACAACGACATGTCGATTTCGCGCAATGTCGGCGGGCTATCGCAATATCTGGCGCGCATCTGGGCCGGCAAGACCTACAACTCGGTGCGCCAGGGCAGCAAGCGGCTGCTGAGCCGCATTCCGCCATTCTGGGAGCTGGCGCGCCGCACCGAGGAGTACATGAAGGGGATGGTGGCCCCCGGTGTGTTGTTCGAGGAGCTCGGCTTCAACTACATCGGTCCGCTCGATGGCCACGACCTGCCGGCGCTGGTCAAGACGCTGAGCGACATGAAATTTCTGCCGGGTCCGCGACTGCTGCATGTGATCACCCGCAAGGGCAAGGGCTTCGCACCGGCCGAGCAGGATCCGATCGGTTACCACGCCATCTCCAAGCTCGAGACCCGGCAGGGCGAGCTTTTGACTGTCGTCAACAAGGGACAGAAGTACTCCAGCATCTTTGGCCAGTGGCTGTGCGACATGGCGGAGCAGGAGCCGCGGCTGATCGGCATCACCCCGGCGATGGCCGAGGGCTCAGATCTGGTGACCTTTTCGCAGCGCTATCCGCAGCGTTACTGTGATGTCGGCATTGCCGAGCAGCATGCAGTGACCTTGGCTGCCGGCATGGCCTGCGAAGGGGCCAAGCCGGTGGTGGCGATCTACTCCACCTTTCTGCAGCGGGCCTATGACCAGTTGATCCACGATGTCGCCATTCAGAATCTCGACGTGCTGTTTGCGCTCGACCGCGCCGGTCTGGTGGGCGAGGATGGCGCCACCCATGCCGGCAGCTTCGACCTGAGCTACCTGCGCGCGATTCCGAATCTGCTGGTGATGGCGCCATCGGACGAGAACGAGACGCGGCAGATGCTCTGCACCGGCTTCATCCATCCAGGACCCGCGGCCGTGCGCTACCCGCGCGGCACGGGGCCGGGGGCCGAGGTGGTCGAGGCGATGAGCGCGCTGGAGATCGGCCGCGCTCTGGTGCGGCGCCAAGGACGCGAGGTGGCGCTGCTGGCCTTTGGATCGATGGTGCGCCCGGCGCTTGCCGCCGCCGAACGGCTCGACGCCACCGTGGTTGACATGCGTTTCGTCAAACCGATCGATGAAGCGCTGGTGCTGCGGCTGGCCGAAAGCCACCAGCTGCTGGTGACCATCGAAGAGAATGTGGTGATGGGGGGCGCTGGTTCAGCGGTGAACGAGTGCCTGGCCGCACACGGCGTGCTGATGGCGCCGCTCAATCTCGGTCTGCCGGACCGCTTCATCGACCATGGCAAAACGGCTGCGCTGCTGGCCGAATGCGGGCTGGATGCCGAGGGCATCTGTCGGTCGGTCGAGGCGCGCCTGCCGCGTCGGGAGAGCGCGGCAGGGCTGGGGTGA
- the ribA gene encoding GTP cyclohydrolase II, with product MAVQHIASAALPTPWGEFEVHAFEDKATGKEHLALTLGSIGGGEPVLIRLHSECLTGDALFSLRCDCGSQLQSALQQIAETGRGVLLYLRQEGRGIGLINKIRAYHLQDGGADTVEANQRLGFEPDLRDYGMCGEMLAWLGVSRVRLLTNNPRKVEQLQRQGVEVVERIPLETGQNPHNLRYLATKADKLGHLLDRSGMARCDEE from the coding sequence GTGGCAGTCCAACATATCGCATCGGCGGCACTACCCACTCCCTGGGGGGAGTTCGAGGTGCATGCCTTCGAAGACAAAGCGACCGGCAAGGAGCATCTGGCGCTGACACTGGGGTCGATCGGCGGCGGTGAGCCGGTGCTGATCCGGCTGCATTCGGAGTGTCTGACCGGCGACGCGCTGTTCAGCCTGCGTTGCGACTGTGGCTCACAGCTGCAAAGCGCGCTGCAGCAGATTGCCGAGACCGGCCGCGGCGTGCTGCTCTACCTGCGCCAGGAAGGACGCGGCATTGGTCTGATCAACAAGATACGGGCCTATCACCTGCAGGATGGCGGCGCCGACACCGTCGAGGCCAACCAGCGGCTCGGCTTCGAGCCCGATCTGCGTGACTATGGCATGTGCGGTGAAATGCTGGCATGGCTCGGCGTCAGCCGGGTGCGGCTGCTGACCAACAATCCGCGCAAGGTCGAACAACTGCAACGGCAAGGGGTCGAGGTGGTGGAGCGAATTCCGCTGGAGACCGGCCAGAACCCGCACAATCTGCGCTATCTGGCCACCAAGGCCGACAAGCTCGGCCACCTGCTCGACCGCAGCGGCATGGCCCGCTGCGACGAGGAGTGA
- a CDS encoding TIGR02281 family clan AA aspartic protease — protein sequence MRRTAWITLLLLTAPVTAFARAPDIAISGLFNGAALLTINGQPKMLRVGEPAYAGVRLISADPHGAVVEVNGERRPLRLSEQIGDRFVPRERARATIVPDARQQYLTQGSINGLSVSMLVDTGATAIAMSETEARRLGIDFRYRGEESMVTTASHQVRAYRVVLEQVTVGEITVHQVEAAILEGDLPEQILLGMSFLRHVELSERQGMLELVEK from the coding sequence ATGCGTCGTACAGCCTGGATCACACTGCTGCTTCTGACCGCACCAGTCACCGCCTTCGCCAGGGCACCAGACATTGCCATCTCCGGACTGTTCAATGGCGCGGCACTGCTGACCATCAATGGTCAACCGAAGATGTTGCGGGTGGGCGAGCCGGCCTACGCCGGAGTCCGCCTGATTTCGGCCGATCCGCATGGGGCCGTGGTCGAGGTGAATGGCGAGCGCAGGCCGTTGCGGCTCTCGGAGCAGATCGGCGACCGCTTTGTGCCAAGAGAGCGCGCACGGGCCACCATCGTGCCGGATGCCCGGCAGCAATACCTGACCCAGGGCAGCATCAATGGTCTGAGCGTCTCCATGCTGGTCGACACCGGCGCCACGGCCATCGCCATGAGCGAAACCGAGGCACGTCGGCTTGGCATCGACTTTCGCTACCGGGGCGAAGAGTCCATGGTCACCACGGCCAGCCACCAGGTGAGAGCCTACCGGGTCGTGCTGGAGCAGGTGACGGTCGGTGAGATCACCGTACATCAGGTCGAGGCGGCCATTCTCGAGGGTGATCTGCCCGAGCAGATCCTGCTGGGGATGAGCTTTTTGCGGCACGTCGAGCTCTCCGAACGTCAGGGCATGCTGGAGTTGGTCGAAAAATAA
- a CDS encoding carbonic anhydrase, with the protein MQSKSDIDALIDGFASFKQEYLARHHGQQKLKMQNLSTPRVMVVGCCDSRFDPAIITNSDAGDIFVVRNVANLIPPCQPDKHYQETPAALEYGVCYLDVEELIVMGHGRCNGLRTLLHRLIDGSLASHPLAEWTEIAEQAAEQVLRAGFRSDLDWQVDQLSRKALSLSLNNLERYPFIAARLNEGTLRLRGWYFDPDSAALEELDRASGQFRWLC; encoded by the coding sequence ATGCAGTCGAAGTCTGACATCGACGCGCTGATCGACGGTTTTGCCAGCTTCAAGCAGGAGTATCTGGCGCGCCACCATGGGCAGCAGAAGCTGAAGATGCAGAATCTGTCGACGCCAAGGGTGATGGTCGTGGGTTGCTGTGACTCCAGGTTCGATCCGGCCATCATCACCAACTCCGACGCCGGCGACATCTTCGTGGTGCGCAACGTTGCCAACCTGATTCCGCCCTGCCAGCCCGACAAGCACTACCAGGAGACCCCGGCAGCGCTCGAATATGGCGTCTGTTACCTCGATGTCGAAGAGCTGATCGTCATGGGGCATGGTCGCTGCAACGGCCTGCGCACGCTGCTGCACCGTCTGATCGATGGCTCTTTGGCCAGCCATCCGCTGGCGGAGTGGACCGAAATCGCCGAGCAGGCTGCCGAACAGGTGTTGCGCGCGGGGTTCCGCAGCGATCTCGATTGGCAGGTCGACCAGTTGAGCCGCAAGGCGCTGTCGTTGTCGCTGAACAACCTCGAGCGCTATCCCTTCATCGCCGCGCGCCTGAACGAGGGGACATTGCGATTGCGTGGCTGGTATTTTGATCCCGACTCAGCCGCCCTCGAAGAGCTGGACAGAGCCAGTGGTCAATTCCGATGGCTGTGCTGA
- the mraZ gene encoding division/cell wall cluster transcriptional repressor MraZ — MAFRGIAQVSLDPKGRIAIPARFRDQLLACGGAGLVVTIDTQQSCLQLFPLPEWEVLQEKISALPSFNPATRRIQRLLLGHANDVEMDTAGRILLPPLLREYANLEKSKPVILLGQGNRFEIWAEDRWSVERDRWIEEERVQSGMVPDELRGFSI; from the coding sequence ATGGCATTTCGCGGCATTGCGCAGGTCAGTCTTGATCCCAAGGGTCGCATTGCGATCCCGGCCCGGTTTCGTGACCAGCTTTTGGCCTGCGGTGGTGCCGGATTGGTGGTGACCATCGATACCCAGCAGAGTTGTTTGCAGCTTTTTCCGCTCCCGGAATGGGAGGTGCTTCAGGAAAAAATCAGCGCGCTGCCGAGCTTCAATCCGGCCACCCGACGCATTCAGCGACTGTTGCTGGGTCATGCCAACGATGTCGAGATGGACACGGCAGGGCGCATTCTGTTGCCGCCGCTGCTGCGCGAATACGCCAATCTGGAAAAGAGCAAGCCGGTGATCCTGCTTGGGCAGGGCAACCGTTTCGAGATCTGGGCCGAGGATCGCTGGAGTGTCGAGCGGGATCGCTGGATCGAAGAGGAGCGCGTCCAGAGTGGCATGGTGCCGGATGAGCTGCGCGGGTTTTCGATCTGA
- the rsmH gene encoding 16S rRNA (cytosine(1402)-N(4))-methyltransferase RsmH, which yields MSREPVPIEPAHRPVMLEETMALWFSDGGGCYIDGTFGRGGHSGALLQRLSERGRLLALDRDPEAIAHGVQEFGGDARIELVHAAFDQLEALASSRGWRGQVSGVLLDLGVSSPQLDEARRGFSFMRDGPLDMRMDPSRGESAAQWLARVDEAELERVLREYGEERFARRIAAAIVAAGRQTPLLGTVQLARVVAAAHPRWPKDRHPATQSFQAIRIAINDELTLLQRALEQALEVLAIGGRLVVISFHSLEDRIVKRFFRHHARGDDLPAKLPVPAALLKRRLRLLSGGQRAGEQELNSNPRARSAVLRAAEKLA from the coding sequence ATGTCGCGGGAGCCTGTTCCGATCGAGCCGGCGCACAGACCGGTGATGCTGGAGGAAACGATGGCGCTCTGGTTCAGCGATGGCGGTGGTTGCTACATCGATGGCACCTTCGGTCGTGGCGGGCACAGCGGGGCGCTGTTGCAGCGGTTGAGCGAGCGGGGACGACTGCTGGCGCTCGACCGTGATCCGGAAGCGATCGCCCATGGCGTGCAGGAATTCGGCGGCGATGCGCGCATCGAGCTGGTCCACGCCGCGTTCGACCAGTTGGAAGCACTGGCCAGCAGCCGTGGCTGGCGTGGTCAGGTGAGTGGCGTGCTGCTCGATCTGGGGGTCTCATCGCCGCAGCTCGACGAGGCGCGGCGCGGTTTCAGTTTCATGCGCGATGGGCCGCTCGACATGCGCATGGATCCCAGTCGGGGCGAAAGTGCAGCCCAGTGGCTGGCGCGGGTCGATGAGGCGGAGCTGGAACGGGTGCTGCGCGAGTATGGTGAAGAGCGCTTCGCTCGCCGCATCGCGGCGGCGATTGTCGCGGCCGGGCGGCAGACACCGCTGCTTGGCACGGTGCAGCTGGCCAGGGTGGTGGCGGCGGCTCACCCTCGCTGGCCCAAGGATCGTCATCCAGCCACCCAGAGTTTTCAGGCGATCCGCATCGCCATCAACGATGAGTTGACGCTGTTGCAGCGTGCACTGGAGCAGGCGCTCGAAGTGCTGGCGATCGGAGGGCGGCTGGTGGTGATCAGCTTCCACTCGCTGGAAGATCGCATCGTCAAGCGGTTTTTTCGTCACCACGCGCGCGGTGACGATCTGCCGGCCAAGTTGCCGGTGCCGGCCGCTCTGCTCAAGCGCCGCCTGCGGCTGCTGTCGGGTGGTCAGCGCGCAGGCGAGCAGGAGCTGAACAGCAATCCGCGGGCGCGCAGTGCGGTGCTGCGTGCGGCCGAGAAGCTGGCCTGA
- the ftsL gene encoding cell division protein FtsL has protein sequence MGRVTNLILGALVVAVVASAIAVVQSTHLTRQAHGELRDLERQRDQLQVEWSRLLLERGTLASHDRIKELAVSRLQMGAPDAANLLVVKP, from the coding sequence ATGGGCCGAGTGACGAACCTGATATTGGGAGCGCTGGTTGTGGCGGTGGTGGCTTCGGCGATCGCCGTGGTGCAGAGCACCCATCTGACCCGGCAGGCGCACGGCGAGCTGCGGGATCTGGAGCGGCAGCGTGACCAGTTGCAGGTCGAGTGGAGCCGCCTGCTGCTCGAGCGCGGCACCCTGGCTTCACACGATCGGATCAAGGAGCTGGCCGTCAGCCGGTTGCAGATGGGGGCGCCGGATGCCGCCAATCTGCTGGTGGTGAAGCCATGA
- a CDS encoding penicillin-binding protein 2 produces MKQAVALLEPASVWRLRLAAVLLSVAALAMMGRLFDLHVFDRDFYQRHGDARAIRTETIEAHRGMIIDRNGHPLAVSTPLESICANPKSVLAAAERIPELARALEIDPKELIAKLQAGAAARREFLYLRRQLPPDLASAILDLKVPGIYGRTEYRRYYPDGEVTAHVLGFTNVDDHGQEGVELAFDGHLRGQDGRRKVLQDRRAEPIRELSRIRDPRPGGELRLSLDARIQALAYRELKAAVQENGAAGGSVVMLDSTTGDVLAMVNQPSFNPNNRIGLQPHNLRNRAIIDLVEPGSTVKPFTLAVALASGRYQPSTVIDTTPGYIQINGKVIRDVHNYGVIDLSHVLSKSSNVGTIKVALTLEETAVRDLFDQVGLGRSTGSGFPGEAVGSLPSGSMRHPLVRATLSFGYGLAVTPLQLAEAYSVLANDGVRRGIKILADSAVDPGVRVIDSQVNRQIVAMLEQVVTPGGTGFKARVPGYRVAGKTGTVHKIGTGGYEASNYLSVFAGFAPVEQPRVVAVIIIDNPTAGAYYGGAVAAPVFGKVMTGTLRLLDVPPEGGKGLQVAKGGTP; encoded by the coding sequence ATGAAACAGGCAGTCGCACTGCTGGAACCGGCTTCGGTCTGGCGGCTGCGGCTGGCCGCCGTCCTGCTGTCGGTGGCGGCGCTGGCGATGATGGGGCGGTTGTTCGACCTGCATGTTTTCGACCGCGACTTCTATCAGCGGCATGGCGACGCGCGGGCCATCCGCACCGAGACGATCGAGGCGCACCGCGGCATGATCATCGACCGCAATGGTCATCCGCTGGCAGTGAGTACGCCGCTGGAGTCGATCTGCGCCAATCCCAAATCCGTTTTGGCCGCTGCCGAGCGGATTCCGGAGCTGGCACGCGCGCTCGAAATCGACCCGAAAGAGCTGATCGCCAAGCTGCAGGCGGGGGCCGCCGCGCGTCGGGAATTTCTCTACCTGCGTCGTCAGCTTCCGCCCGATCTGGCCAGTGCGATTCTCGATTTGAAGGTGCCGGGCATCTACGGTCGGACCGAATATCGACGTTACTACCCCGATGGCGAGGTGACGGCCCATGTGCTGGGTTTCACCAATGTCGACGACCACGGTCAGGAGGGGGTGGAGCTGGCCTTCGATGGCCATCTGCGCGGTCAGGATGGACGGCGCAAGGTGCTGCAGGATCGGCGTGCCGAGCCGATTCGTGAGCTGAGTCGCATCAGGGATCCGCGTCCGGGCGGAGAGCTCAGGCTCAGTCTCGATGCCCGCATCCAGGCGCTGGCCTACCGCGAACTGAAGGCGGCGGTGCAGGAGAATGGCGCCGCCGGTGGTTCGGTGGTGATGCTCGATTCGACCACCGGTGATGTGCTGGCGATGGTCAATCAGCCCTCCTTCAACCCCAACAACCGCATTGGACTCCAGCCGCACAATCTGCGCAACCGCGCGATCATCGATCTGGTCGAGCCGGGCTCCACGGTCAAGCCCTTCACGTTGGCGGTGGCGCTGGCGAGCGGCCGTTATCAGCCGAGCACGGTCATCGACACCACGCCGGGATACATCCAGATCAATGGCAAGGTGATTCGTGACGTCCACAACTACGGCGTGATCGATCTGAGCCATGTGCTCTCCAAGTCGAGCAATGTCGGCACCATTAAGGTGGCGCTGACGCTGGAAGAGACGGCGGTGCGCGACCTGTTCGATCAGGTGGGACTCGGGCGTTCCACCGGCAGTGGCTTTCCTGGTGAGGCGGTGGGATCGCTGCCATCCGGCTCGATGCGCCATCCACTGGTGCGGGCCACGCTCTCGTTTGGCTATGGGCTGGCCGTGACCCCGCTGCAACTGGCCGAAGCCTATTCGGTGCTGGCCAACGATGGTGTGCGGCGCGGGATCAAGATTCTGGCCGACAGCGCGGTGGATCCGGGGGTCAGGGTCATCGATTCGCAGGTCAACCGTCAGATCGTCGCGATGCTCGAGCAGGTGGTGACCCCGGGCGGCACCGGCTTCAAGGCGCGGGTGCCGGGCTACCGGGTGGCCGGCAAGACCGGCACGGTCCACAAGATCGGCACTGGCGGTTATGAGGCGAGCAACTACCTGTCGGTCTTTGCTGGCTTCGCGCCGGTCGAGCAGCCGCGGGTGGTGGCCGTCATCATCATCGACAACCCCACTGCGGGTGCCTACTACGGTGGTGCGGTGGCGGCGCCGGTGTTCGGCAAGGTCATGACCGGTACCCTGCGGCTGCTGGATGTGCCGCCCGAGGGCGGCAAGGGGCTGCAGGTGGCCAAGGGTGGCACGCCATGA
- a CDS encoding UDP-N-acetylmuramoyl-L-alanyl-D-glutamate--2,6-diaminopimelate ligase, with the protein MPGMAGGELPVTGLALDSRQVRPGDLFLAVPGLHGDGRRHIDAALAAGAAAVLCEAEGFDPPTATTAPVVAIVALRQRLGELADRFNHAPSTQLRVTGVTGTNGKSSVCHELAQLLGSQGDNCAVIGTLGNGFLGQLSPTRHTTPDVVQLHGLLARLLAQGADSVAVEVSSHALDQGRVDGVRFHEAVFTNLSHDHLDYHGDMQRYGAAKARLFVWPGLQRVVINLDDPFGRELLKRVPEGVEALSCSLERPEADLHAEIRSIAQGELRAWLTTPWGRGELVTTLLGRFNLANLLAALAVAAGRGFEFSALLAACRAVRPVEGRMERLGGAGRPTVVIDYAHTPAALQSVLEALREHCDGALWCLFGCGGDRDRDKRPLMGAIAVRLADRVMVTDDNPRSESPVAITDQILSGVGAAEVLVEHERSRAIEQVIGQAAAEDWILVAGKGHERYQEVAGQRHPCNDHAIVEAALQRYRVA; encoded by the coding sequence ATGCCGGGGATGGCCGGCGGTGAGTTGCCGGTGACCGGCCTTGCGCTCGACAGTCGGCAGGTGCGGCCGGGAGATCTGTTTCTGGCGGTGCCGGGACTGCATGGCGATGGTCGGCGTCATATCGATGCGGCGCTGGCCGCCGGGGCGGCGGCGGTGCTTTGCGAGGCGGAGGGCTTTGATCCGCCGACGGCCACCACCGCGCCGGTGGTGGCCATTGTGGCGCTGCGGCAGCGGTTGGGTGAACTGGCCGACCGCTTCAATCATGCGCCATCGACGCAGCTGCGGGTCACCGGGGTCACCGGCACCAATGGCAAGAGCTCGGTCTGTCATGAGCTGGCGCAGTTGCTGGGCAGCCAGGGCGATAACTGCGCGGTGATCGGCACCCTGGGCAATGGCTTTCTCGGTCAGTTGTCGCCGACCCGCCACACCACCCCCGATGTCGTGCAACTGCATGGCCTGCTGGCCCGACTGCTGGCGCAGGGGGCCGATTCGGTGGCGGTGGAGGTCTCTTCACATGCGCTCGATCAGGGGCGGGTCGATGGCGTGCGCTTCCATGAGGCGGTCTTCACCAACCTGAGCCACGACCATCTCGACTATCACGGCGACATGCAGCGCTACGGCGCCGCCAAGGCGCGGCTGTTCGTCTGGCCGGGGCTGCAGCGGGTGGTCATCAACCTTGATGACCCGTTCGGTCGTGAACTCCTGAAGCGGGTGCCGGAGGGTGTCGAGGCGCTCTCCTGCAGCCTGGAGCGGCCCGAGGCCGACCTGCATGCCGAAATCCGGTCGATCGCCCAGGGTGAGCTGCGCGCCTGGCTGACCACCCCTTGGGGACGTGGCGAACTGGTGACGACGCTGCTCGGTCGTTTCAACCTGGCCAATCTGCTGGCAGCGCTGGCGGTCGCGGCGGGTCGCGGTTTTGAGTTTTCTGCCCTGTTGGCGGCATGCCGTGCGGTGCGGCCGGTCGAGGGGCGCATGGAGCGGCTGGGCGGTGCCGGCAGGCCCACGGTGGTGATCGATTATGCCCACACGCCAGCGGCGCTGCAGAGCGTGCTCGAAGCACTGCGCGAGCACTGTGACGGAGCGCTCTGGTGTCTGTTCGGTTGCGGTGGCGACCGTGATCGCGACAAGCGGCCGTTGATGGGGGCGATTGCCGTCCGCCTGGCCGACCGGGTGATGGTGACCGATGACAATCCGCGCAGTGAGTCGCCCGTCGCCATCACCGACCAGATCCTCTCTGGTGTCGGTGCGGCCGAGGTGCTGGTTGAGCATGAGCGGTCGCGCGCCATCGAGCAGGTCATCGGACAGGCGGCCGCCGAGGATTGGATTCTGGTGGCTGGCAAGGGGCATGAGCGTTACCAGGAGGTGGCAGGTCAGCGCCATCCCTGCAACGACCATGCGATCGTCGAGGCCGCGCTGCAAAGGTACCGGGTCGCATGA